DNA from Malus sylvestris chromosome 11, drMalSylv7.2, whole genome shotgun sequence:
GAGCCTCAACATTCGGTAAAACTTTAGAAGACGGAGGCAATAGGTGCCTCTGGAGTAAAGCCACAAACATCTGATGGTCACTCTGAATCTAACTTTCGGATTCCTGTAGCTGGCAAGTTTTCTCTTCATGCTAGTCGAGTAACTATTGGCAAGCATATGCAACTCTTTgttttcatgcttaagccctctaatctcttgcttAAGACTCGCCACCTCAGTTATCAGTGACTCATACTGACGAGTTCGAGCAAGAAGGCGTTGACCCATATTCGATACAGAgcttgcacactgaacactgaaagctaAAGAGTCTTGAACAGCTAGCTCATCAGACCGCTCGGAAAGGATCCTATTATCCTTAGGGGTGAGAAGATTTCTAGCAACCACCATAGCAGTGATGtcgttcttcatcacagagtccccaactgtaagaggaccagtcagggataagaaggatgagtgtcatatgttgtctagagaagaCATATCAACATCCTccccaacattcaaatcaagacgacgatcagatgggcaagccatttgcaaaaaaaatgatgaaggaagaaAAGGTCGGGTAAATCGAATTCTCAGAAATACAAAAAGAGGGAAATGCTTATAAGCGGTAACTCTCTAAGTGTGTTTTTGAACACAAttaatgcctctataaaaagaggAGGCAACAGGGATTGTTTAGAAATTAAGGAAGCACCTCTccccgaatttcaaaagctggGCCGCttgttcagaaatcgaagaggcaacaaGGCCATTTGTTCAGAGATCGAATAGGCACTGTTATCCGAATTTTAAAGGACCGACTTTTTTAGATTTTTCAGCATCTTTCACACGCAACCTCAGCTTTCCTGAAatcacgtgcaactttgtcaaagatttctgacaaagttgaagacgtgtgaatcttactgtttcaATTACCCATCGGTTGTCGACaaaagtaaaagaatagtaccacGACTACCTGTTgggaaattcctatatatgtcgaccctcgtcctccatggcaaggcagacttgcaaaaatggCCAACTCTTCCTCACCTCCAAGAGTACACTCCCAGCAAAGCAtcttgaaatactcagttttcttcctctgtgggaatacctctgcaaacaaatgacaccaaagcaaaagtatctcatatcatcagggtagaaagcaagagtatctcatatcatgtttttccttgtcttttcatttacccttgctcttacctgcaagacaaggagaaagaaagtaattagtcggaacctgaaatcaaacttccgatctggaactgattgcctggttgcttaccttgcattgctctcgagtactcatcgtCGTTGAGAAGTAAtgttctgaatgaccatttaaaggcaaaggttgcattccactcctgcatcaggGACAAATACTGTAAGAGATTGAAACATAATGATCAATGATGAGCTGGAACAGATCACTATAGCACGACGCCCTTCCCTGTAGAACCGCATAACCCAGATGGAGGagtctaaatcaaatccaagcTCGGCATCGTTGCTCTAATAAAtgaactcgagaagcttcaataGCCTTTCGCTGGCACagtcgccaaagagcaaagcctcgccatGCAACGCTGTCAAATCGCCATCACTTctttgaaagcaagagtatctcatgtcatgctttctccctgtcattttctttgtccttgttcttacctgcaggacaaggagaaagagagcaatcaatcgGAACTTGAAGTTAAACTCCTAGTCAGGAACcgattgcctggaacccttccctgattgcttacctagcactacTCTTGAAGAACCCATTGTTTCAACATCTtgtgcttccagagaagataccacatctgcccgaagaacaaataaggcaagggaaaatgatacattgaagcatatggagacaagcacaacaaagcacgtgccgattcatccgctactttttcaaaagcaaaagtatctcatattatcaAGGTTCCAATCACTCTGGGTTTGgtggactcgttttgaccctcaaattcttaggtcgacttgctaggcgttgtgagctgcacatgccgattcaccacccttgaatcaaattcagtTTAAGATTAAGTTTGTGGAAAGTAAATTCAAACCTTCGGAAGAAACcaaaaaatcctccaacccagttcaagaataagctatggaaagtcaacaatcggAGGAAGCCAGAAAGTCCTCAAACCGAGtacaagaataagctgtggaaagttaacaatcGGAGGAAGCCAGAAAGtcctccaacccaattcaagaataagctgtggaaaagtTAACAATCGGAGGAAGCCAGAAAGTCCTCctacccagttcaagaataagctgtggaacaTCAACAATCGAAGGAAGCCAGAAAGTCCTCCAACCCAGTttaagaataagctgtggaaaatcaacaatcaGAGGAAGCTAGAAAGTCCactaacccagttcaagaataagttgtggaaagtcaacaattggaggaaaccaaaaatcctctaacccagttcaagaataagctgtggaaagtcaacaattggaggaagcCAGAAAATCCTCTAACccatttcaagatcaagcctcaacggcccttaaagaaacgtcaaatcctccttcaagatcaaacctcaACAgcacttgaagaaacttccagctCAACctctaagatcaagcctcaacggttcttgaaaaaaaaaagaaaaaaaaaaagcttccagcccaattcaaggtCAAGCCTCcaacggctcttgaagaaatcacaagtctgattcaagatcaagtgtctaccacatTTGAAttaaatccagttcaagattaagtgtgTGGAAAGTAAATTCAAACtcttggaggaaaccagaaaaacctccagcccagttcaagatcaagccaccaacggcccttgaagaaatcacaagttcgattcaagatcaagtgtctaccacccttgaattaaatccagttcaagattaagtctgtggaaagtaaATTCAGACccttggaggaaaccagaaaaacctccagcccagttcaagatcaagccatCAGCgtcccttgaagaaatcacaagtccgattcaagatcaagtgtctaccacctttgaatcaaatccagttcaagattaagtctgtggaaagtaaATTCAGACccttggaggaaaccagaaaaccttccagcccagttcaagattaagcctgtggaaaatcaacaattggaggaaaacATAAAATCTTCCAGCtgaattcaagatcaagccttgaaggcccttgaagaaatttccaacccaattcaagaacaagccttgacagcccttggatcgacatctacattaagggacttcaaaatgcATGTTCTACACATGACaaacacatgtatacgacgcgccttgaagtgggggcatttgtagacaacgaaatttcggtaaataaatctTCACCAAGGCATTAAAGTTTTGACATGTCACGGCATACATGGGATACGCCACATGTCACACAATTGTACACATGGCATGTTACTCAACAAATTGGAAGAAATACCCTTGGAGGATTAAACAAGTTTTCCTTCTCATTTTTAGGCAACGACAAGGCAAGCACACTTCAATCCATTATGGATGaaaacaagtttttcttctcattttgggcaagGACAAGGTAAGCACACTTCAATCCATTACGGATCAAAACAAGTTTTTCTcatttgggcaatgacaaagcaagcacatttcaagtttaaaattgtaTCAAGTGGGAAAATTAGGCCATAAGTTAGAccacttcaagtttaaaatggTATTAAGTGGGAAATTAGGCCATATGTTAGGCCACTTCCATTTCAATATTGCATTAAGTGGGAAAATTAGGTAATGGTGCTTAAGTGGGAAAATTTTGTGGTGgtaattcattctcaaagcctataaataggtttCTCCATCAAGGTATCAATCATCCTAAAActtcacaaatacatttctctactcccaaattggaagagaattcccCAAAactttgaagctttgaaactctaaagctctcaagcaaatcccgaaggatcaagaaagccctattcgttcttcatcaaatcctccttcaagatcaagccccaatggcccttgaagaacttccaccaattcaagatcaagcctcgacggcccttgaagaaagtgttcatcgttcatcatccgttcatcctaagatcaagccctaacggccctttagatcaacaacatcaacaaatccacacaattgttaatcctaagatcaagccccgacggcccttttagatcaacaacatcaccaaatccacacaactgttcatcctaagatcaagccccgtcggcccttttggatcaacaacatcaacaaatccacacaacagttcttcaagatcaagccccgacggcccttgaagaagctcccaaccgttcatccaagattaagcctcaacagtccttggatcaacaacatccataaatcaacaccttacggagatcgaatcagatgatcaagtTAAAAGAGATCGTAACCCTACAAATCCATTAACACCAAAATATTTCTTTGTACACTTGTTcttgtttcaggaattttctaTGTTCACACATACAATTTAGATCCAACAACCAACAAACTGGCAAGGGCAGTGAATACAAGCAAAGGGCCAATGTGTAGTGCAATTAAGGCCCAACTAACAAGGTTTAACAAAAGTTTTAACTTCTACCTAACCTATACATTTGCCATAATCCCCAAACTCAAACACAACTTGGACACACTACCAAGACCATAATAATAAGTATCCAAAATGTAAAAAACTTATTGGGTGTCAAAAGTACATAATTTTTCCTTATTGAGTTTATTTGGATTGTTTTCGGGATTCATAGGAACAAacgagtgtgcatatgacactCTTTGGAACTTAAGAAAATAAACATATATAATATGCTAGTATGACTGTAATAATGAGtactaaaaaattcaaaaacttatTGGGTGTCGAAAGTACACAGTTTTTCCTTATGGAGTGTATTTGGACTGTTTTCGGGATTCATGGAAATAAACATGCGTGCATTTGACACCCTttggaacttaagcaaataaagACATAATACATTATTAGGACCATAAGAATTAGTACTCAAAAGATCAAAATTTCATTCGGTGTTAAAAGTACACAATTTTTCTATTTAGAGTGTATTTAAACTGTTTTCGACATTCAAGTGACCAAACCAGCGGGCCTCTCTCACCCTTTAAAACTTAAGCATATAAACACGTATAATATACTACTAGAATaccattttaaaattaaaatttgcgAACTCGTGAATTGGGGATTCTGCCTTTTTCTCGTAGATATATTCTCTGTTAGAACTACGATTTTTGTTATAGGTTTTTATTCggtttttatcttctttttggtTACACAGTCCATACATAGAGGATGAATTTGAACTTGGTACTTCGCTTGCTAGGAAGAACAGTACTCACTTAACCAATTTAGAAATTAAGATCCAACAGCCAACAAACTAGCAAGGACAGTGAATACAAGCAAAGGGCCAATGTTTAGTGCAATTAAGGCCCAACTAACAAGGTTTAACAGAAGTTTTAACTTCCACCTAAAGTATTCATTTACCATAACCCCCAAACTCAAACACAACTTATACTCCTCCCTTCCCTATATCTTTGTAGAGAGAGGATACAAATCTAGAGATAGACCAAACCCGAAATGGAGGATGAAATCTACAACTTCATCAAGGTATGGATCCTAACCAACATATCTATGTGTTATTGTTTCTACATAGCAACAAGAATCCCAAAGGGCATCACCAGGTTCATCTCTCTCATCCCTATCTTCtacctcttcatcatcctccccTTAAATCTCCATTCTTCCCACCTTTGTGGGATCACCACCTTCTTCCTAGTTTGGCTGGGCAACTTCAAGCTGCTCCTTTTCTCCGTTGACCTTGGTCCGTTATCTCCAACCCCACCAACACTCTTCCAATTCATCTCCGTAGCTTGCCTTCCAATCAAAATCAAGCAAAACCCACCACAAAAATATCCCCCAAATACAAACCCACCTcaccaaacccaaaaccccacAAAATCTGAGAACCCAGTCGTTCAAACTGTCACATATGTGCCTAAAAAGTCACTTATGCTGGCCATAAAAGCGTTGCTATTCGCTTTGGTCTTTAGGTCATTTGCGTATAAACAACATTTACACCCATATGTAATCTTGGCTTTGCACTGCTGCCACATGTTCCTGGCGCTAGAAATTGTGCTAGCTCTGGGTGCGACCCCAGCTCGAGCCTTTTTTGGGTTTGAGCTCGAGCCACAGTTCAATAAGCCTTACCTATCCACTTCACTTCAAGACTTTTGGAGCCGTAGATGGAATATCATGGTCACAATGATTCTACGGCCCGTCATTTACTACCCTGTACGACGTATTTCTACACCTATACTTGGCCCTCGGTGCGCCCGAAACTTGGCTGTGATGTCCACTTTTACCGTCTCAGGTCTAATGCACGAGGTGATATATTATTATCTCACATGTGTGCCTCCGACCTGGGAAGTGACGTGGTTCTTTGTGCTACATGGGATGAGCATGGCAATTGAGGTGGAGGTGAAAAAGGCGGTGAATGATAGGTGGCGGTTGCACCATCTGGTTTCGGGGCCGTCGACATTGGTTTTCTTGGCTGTGACAGCCAATTGGCTGTTCTTCCCTCAGCTGCTGAGAAACGACGTGTATGTGAAGGCTGCAAGTGAGTATGCCATTATGCTACATTTTGTCAAGTCCCACCTGCCCTTGCACATTATTGGTGGAAAAGCTAGCTGATACACGAATGATTTGTACGTATCACTTTGATGAAAAAGTTTTATTGCTTCAATTCGTTTGTTTTCCTATCAAACGTTATCCATTatgaccttttttttctttttatttgtcgAGATTTAAATAAGAAATTGTAATTCAAGATGCTAAAATTGAAGAATGTCTTGAGTTTATGGAATAATAATGAATTTATGAGCTTTTTTCTTCCAAGTTGTTGGAGTTGGATTCAGTCTAACAGATGTTCTCGCATTATCACTACTACATTATTAACTTTAGATGACGGATGATGGTAGCGAATATTAGAAAAACTTGTTGGATAAAATATatccgacacatcatttaattagtgGCGGTTAAAAatcttgtcggttatatccaACATAAAATCCTGGCGGATATTTAATGgcggatataaaaaaaaacatgttggttataaccgacagtatttttgaatcttttttttttaatattttttgaaGATTCTGGCGGTTTTTAAATTAATGGTGGCGGTTATAATCGAcataaattgactattttattattttactttctggcggttattattttagtattctggcGGTTATAAACGACATAaatgaaatttttattattttaatatgttatattgattaaaaataaataaataaacacatattttaaatatttatttttttcactcatgATCCTATAGTCTAATGAACCCAATTCCCACGAGCCATAAATTTTCTGAGAGAATAATAACAACATACTACAATCTGAAGctctatcatttttgtaataaggcTTATGCTCCCTCACAGGCAAGCAacaagatacaaagaaattcaaacaatttttttcaatgcgTCACAAAGCACATTGTCTGGCACATAAACACAAATGAACATCTGGTGTACTCTATCATgtctgattttattattttaaaatgttatattgattaaaaataaataaataaacacatgttttaaatatttttttgtccctgtcggatataaccgacacaaACAAAGCAAAATTTTGGACGGCCGCCAGaataatctcttaatgtttttttttttttttgcgatttttacacatgctattttggagtatatataaacatatctgatggttggatcgttgaaactagtttcgtagaatgcatatcctattaaattgatagatttaacaaacacttaagagttaatgttatacttccattaagtatccactattgtaaatattttaaattgaagatcgaattcactcattgcattcttatagggtcgaggagtgtagttgtaaaaaatcatctaaatcagagctaaaataaacgttaaattgtgatttttcgtttataaccgtcgaaacttttgttctgttacctaatctctgaatgtttgttttttgtgattttttacgtatgtgatctcgaagtgtgtacaaacaagtttgacggttagatcattgaaaaaagtttcgtagaatgtgtattgcgtcaaaacggtagattaaataaacacttatgagttaatattatacttccattaacttgtgtaaatattttaaattgaagatcaaatttattcattgcgttcttatagggttgaggagtatagctgcaaaaaatcattaaaatcaaagctaaaataactgttaaattataatttttcatttataaccgtcgaaaaaaatcatttatatatgttaaatcagagctaaaatctttgaatgtttgttttttacaattttttacgtatgcaatctcggagtgtgtacaaataagttttatgattggatcgttgaaaaaagtttcgtagaatgcatatcgcaTCAAagcggtagattaaacaaacacttagagttaatattatacttccatcAAGTATAAAGTAagattagtgtaaatattttaaattgaagatcaaatttattcattgcattcttatagggtcgaggagtgtagctgtaaaaaatcattgaaATCGGAGCTAagataaccgttaaattgtgatttttcgtttataaccgttgaaaacttttgttacgtaatctctgaatgtttatttttacaatttttttacgtatgcaatcttggagtgtgtacaaataagtttgacggttggatcgttaaaaaaagttttgtagaatgcatatcgcgtcaaaacggtagattaaacaaacacttagagttaatattatacttctatcaAGTATAAAGTAAGACTTGTGGTATCCACccgtgtaaatattttaaattgaagatcgaattcgttcaatgcattcttataaggtcgaggagtgtagctgtaaaaatcattaaaatcggagctaaaataaccgttaaattgtgatttttcgtttataaccatcaaaaacttttgttctgttacgtaatcttttaatgtttgtttttttacgattttttacgtatgcgatcttgtattatctacaaacaagtttgacagttcgatcattgaaactagttttgtagaatgcatatctccgttaaatttgcctaaatttttaagtgggaaaagtaatttgtgctaaatttttatttatgttttcaagtattgattagacaatatttagtttgtgtgatgacattttcattgtacaattatctttttatttctttattgcatattttacatggattattatctattaaaccaaacaattatttatttaattttttaaaatgtaTTCTATTTAactacatattatttatttatttattaaaccaaacaattattattttatttttttaaatcgtaacaaaattttgggagggaatGTTGGGGGGAattttgccgtttttttttgctggcggttataaccgacagttaTGAAAATGTTTCTGttggttttatattttaaaaaatgtttctgTCAGTTTTAACCGACACTAATGAAATTTTCCAGAATAAAACCCTTCATCTCTTCCTTGCACCAGTGCCTTCTCCCTTCCCCCTTTTCTCCTCTCCTCATTTCCCTCTCCTTCTCAGCTCTTCTCTTGCCAGATTTAATGCACTTGTTCATGCAACTTGTTTTCCTGATGTTTCAAGGTAATTTTTAACTGAATGTATCACAAGATTTACAGATTTGTTTATATTCCtttccatgtttataacttgaGCCTAACTATTTCATGGATGTCCTTAGTTCATCTGAGATAGCATTAGCATATCTGAAGCTCATCCAACATCTAGCCGTTTATAAAGGAGACAAAGGTTAGATAAAATGCTTGAGTACCTAAAaagaatatattttttttcatagatGCTGCCATATTAATTTAGGGTTCGAATACTCTATCTCCCTCTCATGTTCATCGCATAAACAAATGCCGTTCATTGTTGATgacttgcattttttttctccttgtttAGAGGCTTTTGCTGCTCTCAAAATAGCTGCAGAGAAGTTTTTATCCATCTCAAAATCAAGAATTTTGTTACTGAAACTTCAGCTGCTCCATGAGCATGCTTTACATAGGTAAGTTTACCATGTGCACTATTTCATGAATATCTTGATCATATACAGTAATTTTTGTGTCTATGTCGATCATGACCTTGCCAAATATCATTTAGAGGACATTTGAAGTTTGCCCAACAAGTATGTGATGAGCTTGGAGTCCTGGCATCATCTGTCAATGGCGTGGATATGGAACTGAAGATGGAAGCAAGTCTCAGAAAAGCTCGTATTGCTTGCCGTAAATCAGTTCAATGAGGTTTGATACTTTCAatatatttcttttattattaatatattttctgttggttttatccgacaataatgcttttatttattcttattaatcaattctctgtcggttatatccgacacaagtTCTGtcatttttggtattttctgtcggttttagccgACATAAatgctcttatttatttatgattaatatattctctgtcggttatatccgacacaatttctgtcggttttagagtattttctgtcgaAAATTTCATTTCCTGACGCTGGcaattctgtcgcttattatatccgccACTGCATTAATTTTAtgtcggattttgcttaaaatccgacattaatatatgttttttgtcggtttttgGATCGTCAGTTATAGATAATTTTTTAGTAGTGTATATTCAATTTTTGATAGTAAAATAAAACTTTGGGGGCACTAGACACAGAGATAGAGGTGCGGCGGAGATCAAGTGAAGGATGAGGAAGAGGCATTCTAACTTTGCCATTGAGAGAGCCTTTCAATCTCTCGATATTGGTTCTAGTAGTCAAGCTGGTGCAAGCAAACAAAAACCACAGTAGAAGGGCAAGTTCAAAAGTTGGGAAGGAAAGGGGTATCAAAACCCTAGACCTAACTATGGCAGTAACACCAGTGAGGGTCCCAAAACCAAACAGTTGTGTAAGCACTGTGATAAATCCCATTTTGGGGATGCTGGTTCAAGGGCAAGCCTAAATGCCACAAATGCAACAAGTTTGGGCATCTCATGAAGGATTGTAGGTCAAACAATGTGCAACATATGAACTGTGCAAatcaagtggaagaagaagcaaatgtgTTATGTGCATTCAGTGCCAAAGTTGAGAAAAACACTAAAATATGGTATATTGATTGTGGCTACATCAACTATATGACTGCACATGAGTAACTACttattgacaaaaataaaaatgggagATGGGAACATTGTTAAAGCCATTGGGCGATGAACTCTAGTTATTGAAACCAAGAAAGGGAAAAGACACATAAGGGAAGTTATGCTAGTTCCCGGATTGGATGAGAACCTACTCAGTGTTGGTCAAATGATAGAGCATGGCTATTTCCTACTTTTTGGAGGAACTGTGGTTGAAGTATTTGATGACAGGTTTCTCTCAAATCTGATAACTAGAGTGGAAGTGAAAAAACAAAAGCTTTCCACTTGTTTTGAGATATTTTGAAGCAATGGCAAGGAAAGAAAGTGTGACAGGTTCAATAAAGCTATGGCACAAAAGACTTGGTCACTTAAACATGACAAGTCTTCAAAATCTGCAGAAATATGAAATGGTGCAGGGTATAccaaaattacattattgtaGTGAAACCTGTGAAGGGTGTGTGTTTGGAAAACATCACAGAGATCCATTTGAAGCTGGTAAGGCTTGGAGAACAACTATGCCATTTGAATTGATTCACATTGATGTGTGTGGTCCTATGCAAACTACAACAATCAGTGGAAACAGATACTTTCTAACCTTCATTGATGACTACTTAAGGATGTGTTGGGTGTATTTCATGAGGTTCAAATTAGAAGTGTTCACAATCTTCAAAAAGTTCAAAGCAATGGTGGAGTTGCAGAGTGGACACCAgatgaaaaagataaggagtgATAGGGGAATATAGTATACCTCTCTAGAATTCAATTCATTATGTAAAGATGTGGGATTGGAAAAGCAACTCACTGTGGCATACTCACCATAACAGAATAACATTGCAGAAATGAAGAACATGACTATAGTTGAAATGGCTAAGTCAATGATTGATGAGAAGAAAATGCCTTATTCTTTCTGGGGTGAAGCAGCGAATACTGCAGTGTCTTTGTTAAACAGGTGCCCTACCAAAGCACTAGATAAGAAAACACCATTTGAGGTTTTCAATGGAAGAATACCATCTGTCAAACATCTGAGAGTATTTGGCTCAATGTGCTACGCTCACATACCTTTACAGCTAAGGCAAAAGCTGGAGAAATCAAGCAGCAAACTTGTTTTTGTGGGCTATGGTACCAGT
Protein-coding regions in this window:
- the LOC126588781 gene encoding probable long-chain-alcohol O-fatty-acyltransferase 1 — protein: MEDEIYNFIKVWILTNISMCYCFYIATRIPKGITRFISLIPIFYLFIILPLNLHSSHLCGITTFFLVWLGNFKLLLFSVDLGPLSPTPPTLFQFISVACLPIKIKQNPPQKYPPNTNPPHQTQNPTKSENPVVQTVTYVPKKSLMLAIKALLFALVFRSFAYKQHLHPYVILALHCCHMFLALEIVLALGATPARAFFGFELEPQFNKPYLSTSLQDFWSRRWNIMVTMILRPVIYYPVRRISTPILGPRCARNLAVMSTFTVSGLMHEVIYYYLTCVPPTWEVTWFFVLHGMSMAIEVEVKKAVNDRWRLHHLVSGPSTLVFLAVTANWLFFPQLLRNDVYVKAASEYAIMLHFVKSHLPLHIIGGKAS